From a single Bacillus pumilus genomic region:
- the nrdR gene encoding transcriptional regulator NrdR, translated as MKCPTCQHLGTRVLDSRPVDEGKSIRRRRECESCQYRFTTFEKLEELPLIVVKKEGIREEFSREKMLRGLIKACEKRPVALKQLEDVCFNIEKELRNQGMSEVKSELVGEMVMDELAKIDEVSYVRFASVYRQFKDINVFIDELKDLLKKER; from the coding sequence ATGAAATGTCCCACATGTCAGCACCTTGGCACAAGGGTGCTTGATTCAAGACCAGTAGATGAAGGGAAATCCATTCGTCGTAGAAGAGAGTGCGAAAGCTGTCAATATCGCTTTACGACGTTTGAGAAATTAGAAGAATTACCACTCATCGTAGTGAAAAAAGAAGGGATTCGAGAAGAATTCAGTCGTGAAAAGATGCTGAGAGGACTCATTAAAGCGTGCGAAAAGCGTCCAGTCGCTTTAAAGCAGCTGGAGGACGTCTGCTTTAATATCGAAAAAGAACTGCGTAATCAAGGCATGTCAGAAGTGAAAAGTGAGCTTGTAGGTGAAATGGTAATGGACGAGCTGGCAAAAATTGATGAAGTGTCTTACGTCAGGTTTGCCTCAGTTTACCGCCAATTTAAAGATATCAATGTCTTTATTGATGAATTAAAAGATCTATTAAAGAAAGAACGCTAA
- a CDS encoding cytosolic protein — translation MTLGQKFKRFMSNHTETSDEHPVSELKSHYYKSTNAQALQAVEAILSRNDSYQVTSVSAERGEISANIRMQKKAFLVATVISIRPFETAVDFNVTTETALPTDFGHSQKVVLSLYDELDKQLPRIDRS, via the coding sequence ATGACTTTAGGGCAAAAGTTCAAACGGTTCATGTCAAACCATACAGAAACATCTGACGAGCATCCAGTGTCAGAACTGAAAAGCCATTACTACAAATCGACAAATGCACAGGCTTTACAAGCGGTGGAAGCCATTCTTTCCCGAAACGATTCCTATCAAGTGACATCTGTTTCAGCAGAACGAGGTGAAATCAGCGCAAACATTAGAATGCAGAAAAAAGCCTTTCTCGTGGCGACTGTCATTTCAATTCGTCCTTTTGAAACAGCTGTCGATTTTAATGTGACAACAGAAACGGCCCTGCCAACAGATTTTGGCCATAGTCAAAAGGTCGTTTTGTCCCTTTATGATGAACTAGACAAACAACTTCCAAGAATAGATCGGAGCTGA
- a CDS encoding TVP38/TMEM64 family protein, whose product MNKRKWLLFLVIAGLAVLLWWLNKQHLQLAPKDVKNWVLQFGMLAPFVFLFLSLFRPFVLVPITVFSLAAGLAFGSVLGTIYALVGATAGATCSFLLASTFRAKKKDRESSSRKLKAVTSRIQEHGFLYILLLRIAPIHFDFVSYAAAASRANYRAFAAATFLGLIPGTVALNVLGSSFVSGNYAALVIVCLIYLIFISVPLILKRKMPDLF is encoded by the coding sequence ATGAACAAAAGAAAATGGCTACTTTTTCTCGTGATTGCAGGTCTCGCTGTTTTACTTTGGTGGCTGAACAAACAACATCTTCAGCTGGCACCGAAAGATGTGAAGAATTGGGTGCTTCAATTTGGGATGCTGGCACCCTTTGTTTTTCTTTTCTTATCTCTTTTTCGCCCGTTTGTTCTCGTTCCTATTACGGTTTTTTCGCTGGCAGCGGGCTTGGCATTTGGCAGTGTCCTTGGGACCATTTATGCCCTCGTTGGTGCTACTGCCGGGGCGACATGCTCCTTCCTGCTTGCCTCAACCTTTCGCGCAAAAAAGAAAGACAGAGAATCAAGCAGCCGGAAACTGAAAGCGGTGACGTCCCGCATACAGGAGCATGGGTTTCTTTATATTTTGTTACTGCGTATTGCGCCGATCCATTTTGACTTTGTCAGCTATGCGGCAGCGGCTTCACGTGCGAATTATCGCGCATTTGCGGCAGCCACATTTTTAGGCTTAATACCGGGCACAGTTGCATTAAATGTTCTTGGCTCAAGCTTTGTCAGCGGCAATTATGCCGCCTTGGTGATCGTCTGTTTGATTTATCTAATCTTTATTTCAGTTCCGCTCATTTTAAAAAGAAAGATGCCTGATTTATTTTAG
- the coaE gene encoding dephospho-CoA kinase (Dephospho-CoA kinase (CoaE) performs the final step in coenzyme A biosynthesis.) gives MTLVIGLTGGIASGKSTVSQMIKEQGIRVVDADVIAKEAVAKGTPALYHIVQAFGEDVLLPNGELNRQQLGAIIFSDEEKRKQLNAIVHPEVRKEMLKQRDEGIDSQETFVVLDIPLLFESQLESLVDRIIVVYTTPELQLSRLMNRNDLSKEEALNRIHSQQPLEEKCEKADRVIENTQDLAFIRKQLQNILNEWEHTDK, from the coding sequence TTGACGCTTGTCATTGGATTAACAGGCGGGATTGCTAGTGGAAAAAGCACCGTCTCGCAGATGATAAAAGAACAGGGCATCCGGGTTGTGGACGCAGATGTGATTGCGAAAGAAGCGGTAGCCAAAGGAACACCCGCCCTTTATCACATCGTTCAAGCCTTCGGTGAAGATGTCCTCCTGCCAAATGGAGAGCTGAACCGGCAGCAGCTTGGAGCCATTATTTTTTCTGATGAAGAGAAAAGAAAGCAGCTGAATGCGATCGTTCATCCAGAAGTGCGAAAAGAAATGCTCAAGCAGCGTGATGAAGGGATCGACAGCCAAGAAACATTCGTTGTCCTTGATATTCCGCTTTTATTTGAAAGTCAGCTGGAAAGTCTCGTCGACCGGATCATTGTGGTGTATACAACACCAGAATTACAGCTATCACGTCTCATGAATCGAAACGACCTCAGCAAGGAAGAAGCGCTGAACCGGATTCACTCACAGCAGCCCCTTGAAGAGAAATGTGAAAAAGCAGACCGAGTGATAGAAAACACTCAAGATCTCGCTTTTATTAGAAAGCAATTGCAGAACATATTAAACGAATGGGAACATACAGATAAGTAA
- a CDS encoding glyceraldehyde-3-phosphate dehydrogenase produces the protein MKVKAAINGFGRIGRMVFRKAMLDDQIQIVAVNASYPAETLAHLIKYDTNHGRYECDVTAEDDALIVNGKRVLLLNNRDPKQLPWEELGIDIVIEATGKFNSKDQAMGHIDAGAKKVVLTAPGKNEDITIVMGVNEDDLDPEKHVIISNASCTTNCLAPVVKLLDDEFGIDNGLMTTVHAYTNDQKNIDNPHKDLRRARACAQSIIPTTTGAAKALSLVLPHMKGKLHGLALRVPVSNVSMVDLVVDLKTDVTAEEVNAAFSNASKTSLAGILDYTDEPLVSTDFNTNPYSAVVDGLTTMVMEDRKVKVLAWYDNEWGYSCRVVDLVKFVGSQMKELSAV, from the coding sequence ATGAAGGTAAAAGCAGCGATCAATGGGTTTGGCAGAATTGGACGCATGGTCTTCAGAAAAGCAATGCTTGATGATCAAATTCAAATTGTAGCGGTGAACGCAAGCTATCCTGCCGAAACGCTAGCACATTTAATTAAATATGACACAAATCATGGACGTTACGAATGCGATGTGACAGCAGAAGATGACGCACTGATTGTAAATGGAAAAAGAGTGCTTTTGCTCAATAACAGAGACCCAAAGCAGCTTCCATGGGAAGAGCTTGGGATTGATATCGTCATAGAAGCAACTGGAAAATTTAATTCAAAAGATCAAGCGATGGGCCATATAGATGCCGGAGCGAAAAAGGTCGTACTCACAGCTCCAGGTAAAAATGAAGACATTACGATTGTGATGGGTGTCAATGAGGATGATCTTGATCCTGAAAAGCACGTCATTATTTCAAACGCATCTTGTACAACAAACTGTTTAGCGCCAGTTGTCAAACTGTTAGATGATGAATTCGGCATCGACAACGGTTTAATGACAACGGTTCATGCGTATACAAATGATCAAAAAAACATCGACAACCCGCATAAGGATTTGCGCCGGGCAAGAGCATGCGCTCAGTCCATCATTCCAACTACGACGGGTGCCGCTAAAGCGCTTTCTTTAGTGCTGCCGCACATGAAAGGAAAATTGCATGGACTTGCGCTGCGCGTGCCAGTTTCCAATGTATCGATGGTTGACCTTGTGGTCGACTTGAAAACAGATGTAACAGCAGAGGAAGTAAATGCAGCCTTCTCAAATGCATCAAAAACATCCCTAGCCGGTATTTTAGATTACACGGATGAACCACTTGTTTCGACAGACTTTAACACGAACCCTTATTCAGCTGTCGTGGATGGACTGACCACAATGGTGATGGAAGATAGAAAAGTGAAAGTTCTTGCATGGTATGACAATGAATGGGGTTATTCATGCAGAGTAGTGGATCTTGTAAAGTTTGTCGGTTCGCAGATGAAAGAGCTTTCTGCTGTTTGA
- the polA gene encoding DNA polymerase I, with protein sequence MTDKKKLVLVDGNSLAYRAFFALPLLSNDKGVHTNAIYGFAMILMKMLEDEKPTHMLVAFDAGKTTFRHETFKEYKGGRQKTPPELSEQMPFIRELLDAYQVKRYELPQYEADDIIGTLAVEAEKAGFEVKIFSGDKDLTQLSTDHTTVAITKKGITEVEYYTPAHIVEKYGLRPDQIIDMKGLMGDSSDNIPGVPGVGEKTAIKLLKQFETVENLLEHIDEVSGKKLKEKLEEYKDQAVMSKQLATILLEAPIDVSSKDLAYEGPHMDQVISLYKELGFQTLLERLGEAPETGEPVEVEALEVKKMTDVTDDMLTDHAALVVEQLGDNYHEADLIGFAIHNENGAFFITKEDALQSEAFKGWVQDETKKKWVFDSKRAVVALRWHGVDLKGVDNDVLLASYVVNPQKSYEDVASVAKEYGLNIALSDEKVYGKGAKQAVPPEDELKEHLGRKAAAISALHDLTLEALEKNDQHELYEDLELPLALILGEMESLGVKVDIERLEKMGEELTKKLKEYEETIHRLAGETFNINSPKQLGVILFEKLGLPIIKKTKTGYSTSADVLEKLEDKHEIIRSILHYRQIGKLQSTYVEGLMKVTRKDTHKVHTRFNQALTQTGRLSSTDPNLQNIPIRLEEGRKIRQAFVPSKEGWLMFAADYSQIELRVLAHISQDENLIEAFTQDMDIHTKTAMDVFHVSEEEVTSSMRRQAKAVNFGIVYGISDYGLSQNLGITRKEAAAFIERYLTSFKGVQTYMEEIVQEAKQKGYVTTLLKRRRYIPDITSRNFNIKSFAERTAMNTPIQGSAADIIKKAMIDMARRLKEENLQANLLLQVHDELIFEAPKEEIAILEKIVPEVMENALQLDVPLKVDFASGPSWYDAK encoded by the coding sequence ATGACAGATAAAAAGAAATTAGTGCTAGTGGATGGAAACAGTCTCGCTTATCGAGCTTTTTTTGCTTTGCCGCTATTATCAAATGATAAAGGCGTACATACAAATGCCATTTATGGCTTTGCGATGATCTTAATGAAGATGCTGGAGGACGAGAAGCCAACCCATATGCTCGTCGCATTTGATGCGGGAAAAACAACGTTCCGCCACGAGACATTTAAAGAATATAAAGGGGGAAGACAAAAAACCCCGCCAGAGCTTTCAGAACAAATGCCGTTCATCCGTGAATTATTAGATGCCTATCAGGTGAAAAGGTACGAGCTTCCTCAGTACGAGGCAGATGATATTATCGGTACATTGGCTGTCGAGGCAGAAAAAGCCGGCTTTGAAGTCAAAATTTTCTCAGGAGATAAGGACTTAACACAGCTTTCAACAGATCATACGACGGTAGCAATTACGAAAAAAGGGATTACAGAAGTAGAATATTATACACCTGCTCATATTGTAGAGAAATACGGTCTGCGTCCAGATCAAATCATTGATATGAAAGGGCTGATGGGAGATTCCTCAGATAATATCCCTGGTGTGCCGGGTGTAGGTGAAAAAACAGCGATTAAATTGTTAAAGCAGTTTGAAACGGTTGAGAACCTGCTTGAACATATTGATGAAGTGAGTGGCAAGAAGCTCAAGGAAAAGCTTGAAGAATATAAAGACCAAGCCGTCATGAGTAAACAGCTGGCAACGATTCTCTTAGAAGCACCTATTGATGTGTCGAGCAAAGATCTCGCATATGAAGGCCCTCACATGGATCAAGTGATTTCTCTTTACAAAGAATTGGGCTTTCAGACGCTGCTAGAGCGTCTAGGAGAAGCACCAGAAACAGGGGAACCGGTCGAAGTTGAAGCGCTAGAAGTGAAAAAAATGACAGATGTAACAGACGACATGCTGACAGATCATGCGGCCCTTGTGGTAGAACAGCTTGGAGATAATTATCACGAAGCTGATTTAATCGGTTTTGCGATCCATAATGAAAACGGTGCGTTTTTTATCACGAAAGAAGATGCGCTTCAATCAGAAGCATTTAAGGGTTGGGTACAGGATGAGACGAAGAAAAAATGGGTCTTTGATTCAAAAAGAGCAGTGGTCGCCCTCAGATGGCATGGTGTCGATTTAAAAGGTGTGGATAACGATGTCCTGCTCGCTTCCTATGTCGTCAACCCGCAGAAATCCTATGAGGACGTCGCAAGTGTGGCGAAGGAATATGGTCTGAATATCGCTCTATCTGATGAAAAAGTATACGGAAAAGGAGCAAAGCAGGCGGTTCCACCTGAAGATGAGCTGAAAGAACATCTTGGACGAAAAGCAGCGGCGATCTCAGCCTTGCATGATTTAACACTAGAAGCATTAGAAAAAAATGATCAGCATGAACTATATGAAGATTTAGAGCTGCCGCTAGCACTCATTCTAGGCGAAATGGAATCTCTTGGCGTAAAGGTAGATATTGAGCGCCTAGAGAAGATGGGTGAAGAATTAACGAAGAAGCTCAAAGAATACGAAGAAACCATTCACCGTTTAGCAGGAGAAACGTTTAACATCAATTCTCCTAAACAGCTTGGGGTGATCCTATTTGAAAAATTAGGTCTGCCGATTATCAAGAAGACAAAAACAGGCTACTCAACGTCTGCAGATGTTCTTGAAAAGCTGGAAGACAAGCATGAAATCATTCGGTCCATTCTGCACTACAGGCAAATTGGAAAGCTGCAATCGACCTATGTGGAAGGATTAATGAAAGTAACACGCAAGGATACGCATAAAGTTCATACAAGGTTTAATCAAGCACTCACGCAAACAGGAAGATTAAGCTCAACAGATCCAAACCTTCAAAACATCCCGATTCGTTTAGAAGAAGGGCGGAAGATTCGCCAAGCTTTTGTTCCTTCAAAAGAAGGCTGGCTTATGTTTGCAGCAGACTATTCACAAATCGAGCTGCGTGTACTCGCTCATATTTCACAAGATGAGAACTTGATCGAAGCGTTTACTCAAGACATGGACATTCACACGAAAACAGCGATGGACGTGTTCCATGTCTCTGAAGAAGAAGTGACTTCTTCTATGAGAAGGCAGGCCAAGGCTGTAAACTTCGGTATCGTATATGGAATCAGCGACTATGGACTTTCTCAAAACCTTGGAATTACAAGAAAAGAAGCAGCCGCATTTATCGAGCGCTATTTAACAAGCTTCAAAGGCGTGCAAACCTATATGGAAGAAATCGTTCAGGAAGCGAAACAAAAAGGCTACGTCACGACGCTTCTTAAACGCAGACGATATATCCCGGATATCACAAGCCGTAATTTTAATATCAAAAGCTTTGCAGAACGAACAGCCATGAACACACCAATCCAAGGCAGTGCGGCAGATATTATAAAAAAAGCCATGATTGATATGGCACGAAGACTTAAAGAAGAAAACCTTCAGGCAAATCTTTTATTACAGGTGCACGATGAATTGATCTTCGAAGCCCCGAAAGAGGAAATCGCCATTCTTGAAAAGATTGTTCCTGAAGTGATGGAAAACGCACTTCAGCTTGATGTACCGTTAAAAGTTGATTTTGCTTCAGGTCCATCTTGGTACGATGCGAAATAA
- the speD gene encoding adenosylmethionine decarboxylase produces METIGRHVISELWGCDCDKLNDMDFIEKTFVNAALKSGAEVREVAFHKFAPQGVSGVVIISESHLTIHSFPEHGYASIDVYTCGDLDPNIAADHIGDELGAETRENIEIPRGMGPVQVKQAQAKAL; encoded by the coding sequence ATGGAAACAATCGGACGTCACGTTATCTCCGAGCTATGGGGATGCGACTGTGATAAACTGAACGACATGGATTTTATTGAAAAAACGTTTGTAAATGCAGCTTTGAAATCAGGAGCTGAAGTAAGAGAGGTTGCTTTTCACAAATTTGCACCTCAAGGAGTAAGTGGAGTTGTCATTATTTCTGAATCTCATTTGACAATTCACAGCTTTCCTGAACATGGTTATGCGAGCATAGATGTTTATACTTGCGGCGACCTAGATCCGAATATCGCAGCAGATCATATCGGAGATGAATTAGGTGCTGAAACAAGAGAAAACATTGAAATTCCTCGAGGCATGGGACCTGTGCAAGTCAAACAGGCACAAGCCAAAGCACTGTAA
- the mutM gene encoding DNA-formamidopyrimidine glycosylase, whose product MPELPEVETVRRTLKRLVEGKTIETVDIKWPNIIKRPGEPEEFARMMVGETIQTIERRGKFLLFHLDHYVMVSHLRMEGKYRVHGADEPYDKHVHVVFTFTDGTELRYHDVRKFGTMHLFQPGEEEKELPLSQLGYEPFAEQFTPEYLWEQLKKTSRVVKTALLDQKVVVGLGNIYVDEVLFKSGIHPETKANQLSLESCKVLHKQIIDTLQVAVDAGGSTIRSYINSQGDIGTFQLQLLVYDRRGEPCQTCGSIIEKTVVGGRGTHFCVSCQKRPQ is encoded by the coding sequence ATGCCGGAATTACCAGAAGTTGAAACCGTCCGGCGCACTCTCAAGCGGTTAGTCGAAGGAAAGACGATTGAAACGGTCGATATCAAATGGCCAAATATCATCAAACGTCCTGGGGAGCCGGAAGAGTTCGCAAGAATGATGGTAGGAGAAACCATACAAACCATTGAAAGAAGAGGGAAATTCCTTCTCTTTCATTTAGACCATTACGTGATGGTCTCCCATTTAAGGATGGAAGGGAAATACCGTGTACATGGAGCGGATGAGCCTTATGATAAACACGTACACGTCGTTTTTACATTTACAGATGGGACTGAGCTTCGGTACCATGATGTGAGGAAATTTGGCACGATGCATTTATTTCAGCCGGGTGAAGAGGAAAAAGAACTCCCGCTTTCACAGTTGGGATATGAGCCTTTTGCGGAACAGTTCACTCCTGAGTACTTATGGGAGCAATTGAAAAAAACATCCCGCGTGGTCAAAACAGCGTTACTCGATCAAAAGGTTGTCGTAGGGCTTGGTAATATTTACGTAGATGAGGTCCTGTTTAAATCAGGCATTCATCCAGAAACGAAAGCGAATCAGCTCAGCCTGGAATCATGTAAAGTGCTTCACAAGCAGATTATCGATACGCTTCAAGTAGCGGTAGATGCGGGAGGAAGCACGATTCGTTCTTATATCAATTCACAAGGGGATATTGGGACATTTCAGCTACAGCTTCTTGTTTATGACCGCCGGGGAGAGCCCTGCCAAACGTGCGGAAGCATCATTGAGAAAACAGTGGTCGGAGGGCGCGGCACCCACTTTTGTGTGAGTTGCCAAAAACGTCCTCAATAA
- a CDS encoding replication initiation and membrane attachment family protein, producing the protein MTEHWKEVLAVDPYVVKSASLLGDIDRQLITLLYQPLIGMSAFSLYMTLWGELEQNRMWGKPAPHRQLMVMLQTNLNDIFEERIKLEAIGLLRTYEQETEEGRLFTYELVPPLRPDEFFQDGMLNVLLYHRVEKAKYMQLRDYFSYPGVPADAKNISRSFEEVFHVLQPGERKMTEEINQASSLDEGYEYVTVGSSQSAPLSDESFDFDLLLAGMSDMMIPRKALTKQVKETIKKLAVVYGITPLQMQNIVAGACGSDQMISTEELRKAARDWYQIEYRGEQPKLIDQKQPRHLRQDASKSPEANTPDAKLIEKLDHISPRELLKDMADGIEPTYADLRIVEDIMLEQKLEPGVMNVLIYYTLLKTDMKLSKTYMQKIAAHWVRKKIKTVAAAMKIAKEENRQMTEWAQQKKQRGTYGSGKVVREEKLPDWMKETETKEQPAKEQADSLSTEDLEREKEKLLDQFKNMKKYNAH; encoded by the coding sequence ATGACAGAGCATTGGAAGGAAGTGCTAGCCGTCGATCCGTATGTCGTCAAAAGCGCTTCATTGCTCGGTGACATCGATAGACAGCTCATCACTCTTTTATATCAGCCGCTTATTGGCATGTCCGCTTTCAGTTTATACATGACGCTGTGGGGAGAGCTGGAACAAAATCGTATGTGGGGGAAACCCGCACCTCACCGTCAGCTGATGGTTATGCTGCAAACGAATCTAAATGATATTTTTGAGGAGCGCATAAAGCTTGAAGCGATCGGCTTACTCCGCACATATGAACAGGAAACGGAAGAGGGCAGACTGTTTACATATGAGCTCGTGCCACCGCTGAGGCCGGATGAGTTTTTTCAAGACGGTATGCTGAATGTCCTTTTGTATCATCGGGTAGAGAAAGCAAAATATATGCAGCTCCGTGATTATTTTTCTTATCCAGGAGTTCCGGCTGATGCAAAGAACATATCCCGATCGTTTGAAGAAGTGTTTCACGTGTTGCAGCCAGGAGAGCGCAAGATGACAGAAGAAATCAATCAGGCATCATCGCTTGACGAGGGCTACGAATATGTGACAGTTGGATCAAGTCAGTCTGCACCGCTTTCAGATGAATCCTTTGATTTTGATCTATTATTAGCAGGCATGTCTGATATGATGATCCCAAGAAAGGCTTTGACAAAGCAGGTGAAAGAAACCATTAAGAAGTTAGCCGTTGTATACGGCATCACCCCGCTTCAAATGCAAAATATTGTAGCGGGTGCCTGCGGTTCGGATCAAATGATCTCAACAGAAGAGCTGAGAAAAGCAGCAAGAGACTGGTATCAGATTGAATATAGAGGCGAGCAGCCAAAACTCATTGATCAAAAACAGCCGAGACACTTGCGTCAAGATGCTTCAAAATCGCCGGAGGCAAATACGCCTGATGCCAAATTGATTGAAAAACTTGATCATATTTCGCCTAGAGAGCTACTAAAAGATATGGCAGACGGCATTGAGCCAACATATGCTGATTTAAGAATTGTCGAAGATATTATGCTTGAGCAGAAGCTAGAGCCAGGTGTCATGAATGTGTTGATTTACTATACATTACTGAAAACAGATATGAAACTGTCGAAAACATATATGCAAAAAATCGCCGCTCATTGGGTGAGAAAGAAAATTAAAACCGTAGCAGCGGCCATGAAAATTGCCAAAGAAGAGAACAGGCAAATGACAGAATGGGCGCAGCAGAAAAAGCAGCGCGGCACATATGGATCAGGAAAAGTTGTCCGTGAAGAGAAGCTGCCTGACTGGATGAAAGAAACTGAAACGAAAGAACAGCCAGCAAAAGAACAAGCGGACAGCCTGTCGACAGAAGATCTTGAACGAGAGAAAGAAAAACTGCTAGATCAGTTCAAAAATATGAAAAAGTACAATGCACATTAA
- the ytaF gene encoding sporulation membrane protein YtaF, producing MISISLLFLAIAVSIDSFSVGFTYGLRKMRIPFKAIVIIACCSGIVLLISMLIGSLLTTFLPVSVTDKLGGGILIAIGLWVLYQFYKPAKERDLLLHEKTLLNVEVQSLGLVIHILRKPTSADIDRSGTINGIEAVLLGIALSIDAFGAGIGAAILGFSPIVMSITVAVMSSLFVCIGLRAGHYLANWRWIDKLACLPGLLLILIGVWKL from the coding sequence ATGATTTCGATTTCGCTCCTGTTTTTAGCTATTGCAGTCAGCATCGACAGCTTTTCTGTAGGTTTTACGTATGGGCTTCGCAAAATGAGAATCCCATTTAAAGCCATCGTCATTATTGCATGCTGCTCAGGGATTGTGCTGCTCATTTCTATGCTAATTGGCAGCCTGCTGACGACATTTCTTCCTGTCTCAGTGACCGATAAACTGGGTGGAGGCATTTTAATTGCTATTGGCCTTTGGGTCCTGTATCAATTTTACAAACCAGCGAAAGAGCGTGATTTGCTTCTTCATGAGAAAACATTGCTCAATGTGGAAGTACAATCGCTTGGGCTTGTGATTCACATTTTACGAAAGCCGACAAGTGCTGATATTGACCGTTCTGGGACGATCAATGGAATAGAAGCCGTGCTTCTTGGAATTGCTTTATCCATTGATGCATTTGGCGCAGGGATTGGCGCAGCTATTTTAGGCTTTTCACCAATTGTCATGAGTATCACCGTGGCAGTGATGAGCTCGCTTTTTGTGTGTATCGGGCTGCGTGCCGGTCATTACTTGGCAAATTGGCGCTGGATCGATAAGCTCGCATGTTTACCAGGGCTTTTACTCATATTAATTGGGGTTTGGAAGCTGTAA
- the dnaI gene encoding primosomal protein DnaI, which yields MKPIGRSFEQLKGRVDFRVRYNQIKESVLSDEDVRAFLQEHQDEIHEDMINRSLNRLFEYVQQSKGCSYCLDEENVNAILDGYHPKLVIKGQSIDIEYSPCPVKLRLDRQKKQQELMKSMYIPQNVLQATFSDLNVVGRQEVIQKVGQFLQSYDETGKGKGLYLHGKFGVGKTYILAAIAQQLAEKEYPSLLVYVPEFVRELKNSLADHTLEDKLNMVKSTPILMLDDIGAESMTSWVRDELLGTILQYRMAEQLPTFFSSNFTPSELKHHFTYSQRGEKEEVKAARLMERILYLAEPVLLEGENRRHL from the coding sequence ATGAAACCGATCGGTCGTTCATTTGAACAGCTAAAAGGACGGGTGGATTTTCGTGTAAGATACAATCAGATTAAAGAAAGTGTGTTATCTGATGAAGATGTGAGAGCCTTTTTACAGGAGCATCAAGATGAAATACACGAAGACATGATCAATCGTAGCTTGAATCGTCTCTTTGAATATGTGCAGCAGTCGAAGGGATGCTCATATTGCTTAGATGAAGAGAACGTCAACGCCATTTTAGACGGATATCACCCGAAGCTTGTGATCAAAGGTCAAAGTATTGATATTGAATATTCCCCTTGCCCAGTGAAGCTGCGGCTCGACAGACAGAAAAAACAGCAAGAGCTCATGAAAAGCATGTACATTCCGCAAAATGTCTTGCAAGCGACGTTTTCTGATCTGAACGTTGTAGGAAGACAGGAAGTCATTCAAAAAGTAGGTCAATTCCTGCAAAGCTATGATGAGACTGGTAAAGGGAAGGGCTTATATTTACACGGAAAATTTGGAGTTGGAAAAACGTACATTTTGGCAGCTATTGCGCAGCAGCTAGCGGAGAAAGAATACCCGTCACTCCTTGTATACGTGCCTGAATTTGTGAGAGAGTTAAAAAATTCGTTAGCCGATCATACACTGGAAGATAAGCTGAATATGGTCAAATCCACCCCTATTTTAATGCTTGATGATATTGGGGCAGAATCGATGACAAGCTGGGTTCGAGATGAACTGCTCGGAACGATCTTACAATACCGTATGGCAGAGCAGCTGCCGACTTTCTTCTCTTCTAATTTCACACCAAGTGAACTGAAACATCACTTTACGTACTCACAGCGAGGGGAAAAAGAAGAGGTTAAAGCGGCTCGTTTAATGGAACGGATTCTCTATTTAGCAGAGCCAGTCTTGCTCGAAGGAGAAAACCGCCGTCATTTATAA